The Dendropsophus ebraccatus isolate aDenEbr1 chromosome 3, aDenEbr1.pat, whole genome shotgun sequence genome includes a region encoding these proteins:
- the LOC138787464 gene encoding uncharacterized protein, which yields MEAFDNLLSILTPHLQRQDTYMRKSIPPVGRLLITLRFLATGESYVSLHLQFRVGTSTISGIVRCTCALIWEHLQPIVMPSPTREIWLQSAAGFQSVANFPNCIGAVDGKHIRVKQPPRSGSQYFNYKKFFSVVLIAVVDSTYRFLAIDVGSYGSTGDSRALLRSEFGRRILLDHVTLPPPTPLPGTTHPAPFVMVGDQAFPLLNNLLRPYPRRGLDERGRLFNRRLSRARNFVECAFGIMTSQWRVFTTALQLKLATVDMVIKAACVLHNYLRDYAPTPEVNVETLPAFSAPINYGQGRQLNRGIVVRNLFADYFMTPEGAVPVPLSQPPL from the exons atggaggcctttgataatttactttccattttgaccccacatctccagagacaggacacctacatgcggaaatccatccctcctgtgggacgtctgctcataacgttaag attcttggcgacaggggagagttatgtctcgttgcacctccaattcagggttggtacgtccaccatctctggaattgtgaggtgcacgtgcgccctgatctgggagcatttgcagcccatcgtgatgcccagtccgacccgggagatttggttgcagtcagcagcaggctttcagtctgtggccaatttccccaactgtataggggcggttgatggtaagcacatacgtgtgaagcaaccaccgcgatcaggatcacagtatttcaattataagaaatttttttctgtggtcctgatcgcggttgttgattccacgtatcgtttccttgccatcgacgtcggctcctatggcagtactggggactcccgggcgctactgagatcagagtttgggcggcgcatactcttagatcacgtgactctacctcctcccactcctcttccgggtaccacgcatcccgctccattcgtcatggtaggggatcaagccttccctttactcaacaacctgctgcgcccttacccacggagagggctggatgaacgggggagactatttaaccggaggctgagccgggcacgtaacttcgtggagtgcgccttcgggatcatgactagtcagtggagagtgtttaccactgccctgcagttgaaattggccacagttgacatggtcattaaagctgcctgtgttctccacaactaccttcgggactatgctcccaccccggaggtgaacgtggagacactgccagcttttagtgcccctatcaactatggccaagggagacaactcaaccgcgggatagtggtcaggaacctctttgctgactacttcatgactcctgaaggcgccgtgcccgtgcccctttcacagcctcccttatga